The following proteins are encoded in a genomic region of Musa acuminata AAA Group cultivar baxijiao chromosome BXJ2-11, Cavendish_Baxijiao_AAA, whole genome shotgun sequence:
- the LOC135626835 gene encoding uncharacterized protein LOC135626835 has protein sequence MASTGIPRARPYASGPAAFSPPLLVARRVAAPVRAFRRNDLDRFARRVASGEALRDAWRSANNGIEQLTFEARRAAERLDRRYSLSRRFDSASRAAAARVRELDQELGIGQRWRSFSMDFSRNWPRYKRDLSELLQTPLGRGLATIFFLWFALSGWLFRIFILATWVLPFAAPLLIGTLANNFAIQGTCPACKRQFVGYRNQVIRCTGCRNIVWQPRDDFSRGRSSSSPNASEPDIIDIDIDIEEK, from the exons ATGGCGAGCACGGGCATCCCACGGGCCCGCCCTTACGCCAGCGGGCCGGCGGCTTTTTCGCCGCCCCTTCTTGTCGCCCGCCGCGTAGCCGCTCCGGTCCGGGCCTTCCGGCGGAATGACCTCGACAGGTTCGCGAGGCGCGTCGCATCTGGCGAGGCCCTGCGGGACGCTTGGCGGAGCGCCAACAACGGGATCGAGCAGCTCACCTTCGAGGCCCGCCGCGCCGCCGAACGCCTCGACCGCCGCTACTCCCTTTCCCGCCGATTCGACTCTGCCTCCCGCGCCGCCGCAGCCCGGGTCCGCGAGCTTGACCAAGAATTAGGGATTGGGCAGCGGTGGAGGTCGTTCTCCATGGACTTCTCCAGAAATTGGCCTAGG TACAAGAGAGACCTTAGCGAGTTGCTGCAAACGCCCCTAGGCAGAGGGCTCGCT ACTATTTTCTTCCTCTGGTTTGCATTATCTGGGTGGCTTTTCAGAATTTTTATTTTAGCCACATGGGTATTACCATTTGCTGCTCCTCTTCTCATTGGAACACTAGCCAACAACTTTGCTATTCAG GGCACGTGTCCAGCTTGCAAGAGGCAATTCGTGGGTTATCGCAACCAGGTGATTCGTTGCACAGGATGTAGGAACATCGTGTGGCAGCCAAGAGATGACTTCTCGAGAGGTCGAAGCAGCTCTTCCCCGAATGCATCTGAGCCCGACATCATCGACATTGACATTGACATCGAGGAGAAATGA
- the LOC135627601 gene encoding VAN3-binding protein-like yields MKVGEIKAWLGGELFSSLSRGCRKRRKERLRLHVAQVHAALSVTRLAAAISGIMASSRVEPRDSKGMSMMTVGGKSDEKISAVLASAAALVATVCAEAAESAGAHRECVASAITTGLATKTSADMATLTATAATCLRGAATLERRAAAGRHVSQDQNILARGAQLPVRMPEGRVHLRLVSIFLKHYRLTVRLTKKYMRGVISTYKEYRIFHAMEDLKGGFSKDAHGFYLITLGTTGGAIQVMFEDQMQYRIWRSTICHLLCDC; encoded by the exons ATGAAGGTAGGAGAGATTAAGGCATGGTTGGGCGGGGAACTTTTCAGCAGCTTGTCCAGAGGATGCAGAAAGAGGAGAAAGGAGAGACTGCGACTCCATGTGGCTCAAGTGCACGCTGCACTCTCCGTTACAAGGTTGGCTGCGGCCATCTCAGGCATCATGGCCAGTTCTAGGGTGGAACCAAGAGATTCCAAGGGAATGAGCATGATGACTGTGGGAGGGAAGTCGGACGAGAAGATAAGCGCCGTGCTTGCTTCAGCTGCAGCTTTGGTCGCTACTGTGTGCGCTGAAGCAGCTGAGTCTGCAGGGGCGCACAGAGAGTGCGTTGCTTCTGCCATTACTACAGGCTTAGCAACGAAGACTTCAGCCGATATGGCGACGCTCACTGCAACTGCTGCGACAT GTTTAAGAGGAGCCGCCACACTTGAGCGGAGAGCAGCCGCTGGTAGGCATGTATCACAGGACCAGAATATCCTTGCAAGAGGTGCTCAACTTCCAGTCCGCATGCCCGAAG GGAGGGTTCATCTAAGATTGGTGTCAATTTTCCTCAAGCATTATAGACTTACAGTGAGATTAACAAAGAAATACATGCGCGGAGTGATCAGCACATACAAAGAGT ATAGGATATTTCATGCAATGGAAGATTTAAAAGGAGGCTTCTCTAAGGATGCCCATGGATTCTACCTGATAACCCTTGGCACCACCGGGGGAGCCATCCAGGTCATGTTTGAGGATCAAATGCAATATAGGATTTGGAGGTCCACCATCTGCCACCTCTTGTGTGATTGTTAG